A single genomic interval of Anopheles marshallii chromosome 2, idAnoMarsDA_429_01, whole genome shotgun sequence harbors:
- the LOC128708357 gene encoding ATP-binding cassette sub-family C member 4 — protein sequence MDSSPKPVKKNPRKGAFCLSQLFFGWLLPLFYRGSRHGLGKDDLTKCLRADRSEDLGEELEEQWEKEVSQARIASRQPKLRNALFRTFYKQSLFDGFLIFLFVLIKTILPVVLAQLLIQFQEPTNSTHAAVANIDNGVIGTVPPMAMPLMMLPETTHSHLESLVFDETAMINKRRRKRRIRIDDDQPAPGNTIGESKATVNQEDDTLVTTMFPDMSEVLGAAAEDSAVAANSTLVDDLSDFLHHAWNDAFWLSGLLVLLTLFGCFCCHHSDLRERLVGARMRIACCSLIYRKTLRMSRKAAGQTPAGYMINLLSNDVSRLDYGFIYMHYVWVLPFQACFTCYLIWRRVQWAAIVGVVGLLVKTIPVQTGLSRLSSIIRMRVAKKTDQRVGIMNELIQGIQVIKMYAWEKPFHKVVSIARKKEVRQIRWASYIRGIYLSTMVFTERSTLFLAIACCVIEGRSITADIVFPMAQFFNILQLTAAIFYPLAVSLGAEALVSIDRIQEFLALEEHDAKPQSSTGGLQRHLNDLHLIEDHSKPALDLQKVTASWEETTEKTLKDITVKIDVGKLLAVIGPVGAGKSSLLQMLLGELPIQNGTATINGDVSYGSQEPWLFTGTVRNNILFGLPYDRHRYQAVVRHCALATDFQQLPDGDKTVVGERGTSLSGGQRARVSLARAVYNNASIYLLDDPLSAVDAHVGKHLFDEVIGPRGYLAQKQKATRVLVTHQVHFLKEADWIVIIEGGKIVTQGTYTELANGKIDFGKLLKSGSTEKNDSDEKVLSADIPEDEIPFIDGVTLDGYKLLKGSTISLRGITPSSCASSVAENLCGRQVAEDQAEGSISWRIWATYFLSGGNIIMLLFTFFMLLLSQAIVSGSDYFVTYWTRQEELRLVNEFAVHVSTVDFLYTYGVIIICVVLFTIFRGYLFFNICMKASRNLHDRMFARILTAPMRFFDTNPSGRILNRFSKDMGAIDELLPKAMIEAIQILLVMTGILTMITIVNPLLLVPLLGAVLLYAIALKLYLRPIQDLKRLEGITRSPVFSHLSATLSGLSTIRSSGVQEKIREEFDDLQNVHSAVWQLTMASNAALGLWLDCISTAFVACVTFSFIVLHQDTFSANVGLAISQALILTGMVQYGIRQTTESIQQMTAVERVVQYTEISPETDPPKVPPGDWPWKGQVQFHNMSLRYERDAPPVLKNLELVIEPTWKVGIVGRTGAGKSSLIGALFRLARIEGRIMIDGIDTGVIALEALRSKISIIPQDPVLFSATIRYNLDPFSLYDDDMLWRAIGEVELRPAISGLDFMVTEGGSNFSVGQRQLICLARAILRNNKILVLDEATANVDPQTDALIQKTIREKFKHCTVLTVAHRLHTVMDSDRILVMDAGEAREFDVPHVLLQQDGSILKEMVEATGPSESESLKRIAAGTYERLDPNRHLMNGMPNPWRFGKETPQ from the exons GCAATGGGAAAAGGAGGTGTCCCAGGCACGAATCGCCAGCCGGCAACCGAAGCTACGCAATGCCCTGTTCCGCACGTTCTACAAGCAGAGCCTCTTCGATGGATTTCTCATATTTCTGTTCGTTTTAATAAA AACCATACTGCCCGTGGTATTGGCACAGTTGCTGATACAGTTTCAAGAACCGACCAATTCAACGCACGCAGCGGTGGCAAATATTGACAATGGCGTGATTGGCACGGTACCGCCGATGGCAATGCCACTGATGATGCTTCCGGAAACAACGCATTCGCATCTGGAAAGTCTCGTGTTCGACGAGACGGCCATGATAAACAAACGACGCCGGAAACGGCGGATCCGGATCGACGACGATCAACCGGCACCGGGCAATACTATTGGTGAAAGTAAGGCAACCGTCAATCAGGAAG ATGATACCTTGGTGACAACTATGTTTCCTGACATGAGCGAAGTGCTCGGGGCAGCAGCCGAAGATTCGGCGGTCGCCGCCAACAGCACCCTCGTAGACGATCTCTCCGATTTCCTGCACCATGCGTGGAATGATGCATTTTGGCTGTCGGGACTGCTGGTACTGTTGACGTTGTTCGGTTGTTTCTGCTGCCACCATTCGGATCTGCGAGAGCGTCTCGTCGGAGCCAGAATGCGCATTGCCTGCTGCTCGTTGATCTACCGCAAAACGCTCCGGATGTCGAGGAAGGCGGCTGGGCAAACGCCCGCCGGGTATATGATCAATTTGCTGTCGAACGATGTGAGTCGTTTGGATTACGGCTTCATCTACATGCACTACGTGTGGGTGTTGCCGTTTCAG GCATGCTTTACCTGTTATCTCATCTGGCGCCGGGTACAATGGGCCGCTATCGTCGGTGTGGTTGGGCTGCTGGTCAAAACTATTCCCGTGCAAACCGGGCTCAGCCGGTTGAGCTCGATCATACGTATGCGGGTGGCCAAAAAGACGGATCAGCGTGTTGGTATCATGAACGAGCTGATCCAGGGCATCCAGGTGATCAAGATGTACGCGTGGGAGAAACCGTTCCACAAGGTCGTGTCGATAGCGCGCAAGAAGGAGGTGCGCCAGATACGTTGGGCGTCGTACATCCGTGGCATCTATCTGAGCACGATGGTGTTTACCGAGCGATCCACACTGTTTCTTGCGATCGCCTGCTGCGTGATCGAGGGACGCTCCATCACGGCGGATATCGTGTTCCCGATGGCACAGTTCTTTAACATTCTCCAGCTTACGGCGGCCATCTTTTATCCACTTGCCGTGTCGCTCGGTGCCGAAGCGCTCGTATCGATCGACCGCATACAGGAGTTTTTGGCGTTGGAGGAACACGATGCAAAACCGCAGTCGTCTACCGGCGGACTGCAGCGTCATCTGAACGATCTTCATCTGATCGAGGACCACAGTAAGCCAGCGCTGGATCTACAGAAGGTTACCGCGAGCTGGGAAGAAACGACCGAAAAGACTTTGAAGGATATCACCGTGAAGATCGACGTCGGTAAGCTGCTGGCAGTGATTGGACCGGTTGGTGCTGGTAAAAGTTCGCTGCTGCAGATGTTGCTCGGTGAGCTTCCGATTCAAAACGGGACGGCAACCATCAATGGGGACGTATCGTACGGCTCACAAGAACCGTGGCTATTTACTGGTACGGTGCGAAACAATATACTGTTCGGGTTGCCGTACGATCGTCACCGGTATCAGGCGGTAGTGCGACACTGTGCCCTTGCGACAGATTTCCAACAACTTCCGGACGGTGATAAAACGGTGGTAGGCGAACGGGGCACTTCACTGTCCGGTGGACAGCGTGCCCGGGTCAGTTTGGCGCGTGCCGTGTACAACAATGCATCTATCTATCTGCTCGATGATCCACTCAGTGCCGTCGATGCTCACGTTGGTAAGCATCTGTTCGACGAGGTGATCGGTCCGCGAGGGTATCTCGCGCAGAAGCAGAAAGCAACGCGTGTGCTAGTGACGCACCAAGTGCACTTTCTCAAGGAAGCCGACTGGATCGTGATCATCGAGGGTGGTAAAATTGTAACCCAAGGAACGTACACGGAGCTGGCTAATGGAAAGATTGATTTTGGCAAGCTGCTGAAATCCGGCAGTACTGAGAAGAACGATTCGGACGAGAAAGTTCTATCGGCGGACATTCCGGAAGACGAAATACCGTTCATTGACGGTGTTACGCTCGATGGGTATAAGCTGCTGAAGGGTAGTACCATCTCGTTACGCGGCATTACCCCAAGTTCTTGTGCG TCCAGTGTGGCGGAAAATCTGTGCGGCCGGCAGGTAGCGGAGGACCAGGCGGAAGGTAGCATCTCGTGGCGCATTTGGGCAACCTACTTCCTATCGGGTGGCAATATTATAATGCTACTCTTCACCTTCTTCATGTTGCTGTTGTCACAAGCGATCGTCAGTGGGTCGGATTACTTCGTAACGTACTGGACGCGGCAGGAAGAATTGCGACTGGTGAACGAATTCGCAGTGCATGTGTCGACCGTTGACTTTCTGTACACGTACGGCGTGATCATCATCTGTGTGGTCCTGTTCACCATCTTCCGGGGCTATCTGTTTTTCAACATTTGCATGAAAGCTTCGCGGAATCTGCACGATCGTATGTTTGCCCGCATTCTGACCGCACCGATGCGCTTCTTCGATACGAATCCCTCCGGACGTATTCTGAACCGCTTCTCCAAGGACATGGGAGCGATCGACGAGTTGCTGCCGAAGGCGATGATTGAAGCCATCCAGATATTGTTAGTTATGACTGGTATTTTAACGATGATCACGATCGTGAAtccgctgctgctggtgccacTGCTCGGAGCCGTTTTGCTGTATGCCATTGCGCTGAAACTGTATCTGCGACCAATTCAAGACTTGAAACGATTGGAAGGAATCA CACGCAGTCCGGTGTTTTCACATCTTTCGGCCACACTTTCCGGTTTATCGACTATCCGCTCGAGTGGTGTCCAGGAGAAGATTCGGGAAGAATTCGACGATCTTCAGAATGTCCACTCGGCCGTCTGGCAGTTGACGATGGCCAGCAATGCTGCTCTCGGACTGTGGCTTGACTGTATCAGTACGGCTTTCGTGGCTTGTGTTACATTTAGTTTTATTGTGCTACATCAAG ATACCTTCAGTGCTAACGTGGGTTTAGCAATCTCGCAGGCACTCATTCTCACGGGTATGGTACAGTACGGTATCCGTCAGACGACTGAATCGATTCAGCAGATGACGGCCGTCGAGCGTGTCGTGCAGTACACCGAAATTTCCCCCGAGACAGATCCACCCAAAGTGCCACCGGGCGATTGGCCGTGGAAAGGACAGGTTCAGTTCCACAACATGTCACTCCGCTATGAACGGGACGCGCCGCCCGTGTTGAAGAACCTGGAACTTGTTATCGAACCCACGTGGAAGGTGGGAATCGTTGGTCGTACGGGTGCGGGTAAATCGTCCCTCATCGGAGCGCTGTTTCGGTTAGCACGTATCGAGGGACGCATAATGATCGATGGTATTGATACGGGAGTGATCGCTCTTGAAGCGTTACGTTCGAAGATATCGATCATCCCGCAGGATCCGGTACTGTTCAGTGCCACCATACGCTACAACCTGGATCCGTTCAGTTTATACGACGATGACATGCTGTGGCGGGCAATCGGTGAAGTTGAGCTTCGTCCCGCCATCAGCGGGCTGGACTTTATGGTGACGGAAGGAGGCTCAAACTTTAGTGTCGGTCAACGGCAGCTCATCTGTCTAGCTCGAGCAATTCTGCGCAACAACAAGATCTTGGTGCTGGATGAAGCGACGGCAAATGTAGATCCACA AACGGACGCATTGATACAAAAAACTATCAGGGAAAAGTTTAAACACTGCACGGTGCTTACGGTTGCGCATCGGCTGCACACGGTAATGGATTCCGATCGCATACTCGTGATGGATGCCGGTGAAGCTCGGGAATTTGACGTTCCTCACGTGCTGCTACAGCAGGATGGTAGCATTCTAAAGGAGATGGTCGAAGCTACCGGACCGTCCGAGTCGGAATCTCTGAAGCGAATTGCGGCGGGCACTTATGAACGACTGGATCCCAACCGCCATCTTATGAACGGAATGCCAAATCCGTGGCGTTTCGGTAAAGAAACACCCCAATGA